The following is a genomic window from Aquificaceae bacterium.
ATATTTTACAGCCTAAACCCCAAATTAGATATGGCACAAGGCTTTTATTTAGGAAAACCTCAGCTGTTATGAAGAACTTTATAATACCCGCCATTGACCTAAAGGAAGGAAAGGTCGTTAGGCTTTTTAAGGGAGATTTTGAAAAGACAAAGGTCTACTCAAGCTCTCCCGAGGATATGGCAAAGCTCTTTGAGGAGCTTGGTTTTAAAAGACTTCATGTGGTGGACCTTGACGGAAGCCTTGAAGGTATGCCAGTGAACCTCCCTTCCATTAGGCTCATAAGGAAAGCCTTTTCCGGCTCTATTGAGGTTGGCGGTGGTATAAGAAGCGTGGAAACCTGTAAGGTCTTGCACGAGGAAGGAATAGAGTTTTTTGTGGTTGGCACTTTGGCAGTAAGAGAGCCAAGAACCTTTGAAAAGATGGTGGAGCTCTTCCCAGAAAGGGTTATATTGGCTGTGGATTCAAAGGGTGGAAAGGTGGCGGTAGGTGGTTGGAAGGAGGAGAGCTCTACAAGCCCACAGGAGCTGGCTCTAAGATACGAAAACACACCCATATGGGGTTATCTTTACACCAACATAGACAGGGATGGCACTCTTGAGGGTGTGGATACAAAACCTTATGTGGAGTTTAAAGGCTATACAAAAAAACCCGTGCTTGCCTCTGGAGGTGTGGCAAGCCTTGAGGACGTAAAAAAGCTCATGTCTATAGTGGAAGGAGTGGTGGTTGGAAAGGCAATATATGAGGGCAGAATAAACCTAAGAGAGCTGTTATGATTTTCCTATGGTTGGAGTAGTCCTTTTTAACATGGGAGGTCCAGACAGCCTATCTGCCATACAGCCCTTTCTCTATAACCTCTTTTCTGACCACGACATAATAAGGTTTCCAAGACCTATTCAAAAACCTCTTGCTTGGCTCATTTCAAGGCTTAGAGCTAAGAAAACAAGGCACTATTACGAAATAATGGGTGGAAAATCTCCACAAAGGGAACAAACCCAGGCTCAGGCAAAAGCTCTGCAGGAAGCCCTTGGAGAAGGCTTCAAGGTAGTGGTTGCCCTCCGCTACTGGCATCCTCTCACAGAAGAAGCTCTCAGCGAGCTTTTATCTTACCCCGTTGAGAGGATAGTGCTACTGCCCCTCTATCCCCAATACAGCAGGACCACCACAGGCTCTTCCTTTAACGAGTTTGACAGGGTTTTTAGAAGACTAAAAGGCTCAGGAAAGCACTTTTCTTTAACTACCCTAAAGGGTCAAGAAAACCCATACTTTTATCCCTCTACTTTACCTATCCATAGAATAAACTGTTATCACAACCATCCCACCTACATAAGAGCTATGGTAGAGAACATAAAGGAACATCTACCAAACTGGCAGGAATACTTCTTTCTCTTTACCGCCCATAGCCTTCCAGTTAGTATCATAAAGGAAGGAGACCCATACCAAAGGCAAACGGAAGAGACAGTAAGGCTTATTATGGAACACTTTCCGGGTGTAAGGCATGCTCTTGGCTATCAAAGCAAGGTGGGACCCACCAAGTGGCTTGAACCCTTTACAGATAAACTCTTAGAAGAACTTATTAACTCAGGTATAAAGAGGATAGCGGTTATTCCTGTCTCCTTTACCTGCGAACACTCAGAAACCTTGTATGAGCTTGACTATCTTTATGGAAACATGGCAAGGGAAAGGGGTGTGGACTTTGTTAGAATTCCAACTCTCAAGACACACCCCACGTATATACAAGCCTTAAAAGAGCTCGTGCTTCAGACTATCTCAAGTTGTGAAAAGATAAAGGGTATTTCGTAGTCCGCAGACTCTTTGGAGTCCGAAGCGTGCACTGCGTTTTTGCCCTTGTCGGTGCCAAAGAGCGCCCTAATGGAGTTAGGAGCCACCTTTCTTGCCTCGTTGCTGTCTGTAGGACCTATTATTTCTCTAACCCTTCTTATGGCATCTTCACCTTCCAAGACCATGGCAACCACAGGACCTGAGGTCATAAACTCCACAAGCTCTCCAAAGAAGGGTCTTTCTCTGTGAACCGCATAAAAGCCTTCCGCCTGTTCTCTGGTAAACCTAAAAAGCTTAAGAGCCCTAATCTTAAAGCCCTCGGATATAAAACGGTCAATTATTTTGCCCGTAGCACCCTTCTCAAAGGCATCTGGCTTGATTATAACCAGCGTCCTCTCCATCTTATACCTCCTTTATTCTCCTTCAAAGGATTGTAGCTCCTCCATAAGGGATTTAACTTGGTGCATAATTGCACCCAAAAGGTTCTCCACAGGAGAGTTCCAATAAGCCTCGTTAAAAACAAGCTCCTTTTGCGGACCTTCTTCATCACCCTCAAGGTATGTGATAACCACAGTAGGATATTCCACTTGGTCTCTGTCTGGCAGTAGTAGTTCCACATCCACCTCTGGCGGTATAGCCATAGATTTTAATCTTTTTGAAAGCTCTTCAAACTTTTCCTTGGGATACTCCATATCAACCTCTCAAGATGCCCTCAAGCCCTCTTCTTACAGAAGCATCAAGCACAAAGCTGGAAGTTTTCAAAAGAAAGCCCCCTATAAGCTCTGGGTCTTCTATAACTTCAAACTCGTAATCCCTACCTGTATAATTCTTTACCACCTGCTTTATCCTCTCTATCTCCTGCTCGCTTACTTTTCTTGCCAACACAAGCAGAGCTTTGCTAAGCCTTAGGAGTTTTTCCACCTCGTGGTCGTAGACCCTTTTGACCTCACCAAGGGAGGGAATGGCATTTATGTCCAGTATGTATTCAAGCACTTCATCCAAGCTCTGCCCTATGCCAAACCTTTCTCTAAGACCTTTCAAAAAGGCGAGCTTTTTCTCTTTGGGTATTGTAGGGTTTAGCACAAAGCCCCTAAAATCCTTTTCTGACTTGTAGAGTCTGTATAGAAGTTCCAAAAGCTGTGATACCTTTATGAGTTCTTGTCTCTCCTTCTGTGTCTTTTCCAAAAGTAGTTTTGCCACTTTTCTTATTATCTCGGGACGTGCTTTCATCTTTTCGCCTCCAGATTTTTGAGGGACTTCTCTATATATGCGGTCTGCACCTTTTCGTCCTTAAACCTTTCCTTTAGAAGCTCCACAGAGAGCTGATATGCCCTCTCC
Proteins encoded in this region:
- the hisA gene encoding 1-(5-phosphoribosyl)-5-[(5-phosphoribosylamino)methylideneamino]imidazole-4-carboxamide isomerase, producing the protein MKNFIIPAIDLKEGKVVRLFKGDFEKTKVYSSSPEDMAKLFEELGFKRLHVVDLDGSLEGMPVNLPSIRLIRKAFSGSIEVGGGIRSVETCKVLHEEGIEFFVVGTLAVREPRTFEKMVELFPERVILAVDSKGGKVAVGGWKEESSTSPQELALRYENTPIWGYLYTNIDRDGTLEGVDTKPYVEFKGYTKKPVLASGGVASLEDVKKLMSIVEGVVVGKAIYEGRINLRELL
- the hemH gene encoding ferrochelatase, which encodes MVGVVLFNMGGPDSLSAIQPFLYNLFSDHDIIRFPRPIQKPLAWLISRLRAKKTRHYYEIMGGKSPQREQTQAQAKALQEALGEGFKVVVALRYWHPLTEEALSELLSYPVERIVLLPLYPQYSRTTTGSSFNEFDRVFRRLKGSGKHFSLTTLKGQENPYFYPSTLPIHRINCYHNHPTYIRAMVENIKEHLPNWQEYFFLFTAHSLPVSIIKEGDPYQRQTEETVRLIMEHFPGVRHALGYQSKVGPTKWLEPFTDKLLEELINSGIKRIAVIPVSFTCEHSETLYELDYLYGNMARERGVDFVRIPTLKTHPTYIQALKELVLQTISSCEKIKGIS
- the ndk gene encoding nucleoside-diphosphate kinase, which translates into the protein MERTLVIIKPDAFEKGATGKIIDRFISEGFKIRALKLFRFTREQAEGFYAVHRERPFFGELVEFMTSGPVVAMVLEGEDAIRRVREIIGPTDSNEARKVAPNSIRALFGTDKGKNAVHASDSKESADYEIPFIFSQLEIV
- a CDS encoding F0F1 ATP synthase subunit delta, with product MKARPEIIRKVAKLLLEKTQKERQELIKVSQLLELLYRLYKSEKDFRGFVLNPTIPKEKKLAFLKGLRERFGIGQSLDEVLEYILDINAIPSLGEVKRVYDHEVEKLLRLSKALLVLARKVSEQEIERIKQVVKNYTGRDYEFEVIEDPELIGGFLLKTSSFVLDASVRRGLEGILRG